The stretch of DNA CCCAGAGATCATGCCTACCTGCATTTGCTCTTGGGGATCAAGGAGAAAATCAGATGGCCCTGGGAGACAAGGCCCATATCAGGCCAGGAGTCAGGGACAGGGGTGTTAGAATCTGATTTCTCTGAAAGTTCCTGCCACCAGCACAAGCACCCTTCAGCTTTTCCACAGAGCCAGGGACCTCTAGTGGCAAGAGAGCCATGCTACCTCCATCTAGCAGTAAAGTGAAGGCCCTGCTTGAGAGCCATGCCCATGAACACCAGGTCATTCTCTTCAGCCCAGCAAATGTTTACTGGGCTTGTACTATCCCTGCTACCTGCCAGGCCCACTTCTGGGTGCTGGTGACGCAGCTATGAGAGGTAAGACCCGTGACTCCCAAATTCCACTCTATACACTGCTGGCAACTCAGTCTTTATTGATTGTTTCATTTTTGGGGTCACCAGTGCTAAGAGGTGGAAGGTGGGGGGGGCACCTTTTTGTGTGTCAAGGACCCCAGAGCACCCACCTCAGGAGAGAATAAATCCAATTTAGAACTTACAAGTTGGTGGGGATGGGAAGAGGAAGGGACACAGTATGTACAGATGCTTAAGGGGATGCTGGAGGGCCTTCAGCAACAGGGCATGGAGGTGCTGAAGAGGAAGCTGGGCAGAGTCAGCCACTGATCTGGACCCCCTCGGCCTCAGCCAGAGGGTAGATCTCAATGGCTTCCACCAGGGGCAGTGCCTCCACAGCAGTCTCCATCACGGCCAGGCCAACGGCAGCCTCCGCCTCTGCCAGCTGCTGCCGCACAGCTGCCTGATGCTGCTGCTGATGGGTCTTGCGGTGCTTCCAGAGGTTGGAGAAGGAGCGGTAGCTCTTGCCACAGTCAGGGCAGGAGTAGGGTCGTTCGCCTGTGTGGATGCGGCGATGTTCTGCCAGGCGCATGGAGATGGCAAAGGCCTTGCCGCACACTTCACAGGCAAAGGGCCGCTCACCTGTGTGCAGGCGCCGGTGGTCTTTCAGGTGGGTACTCTGACGGAACGCCTTGCCACAGTCTGGACATGGGTATGGCCGCTCACCTGTGTGGATGCGCCGGTGCACCTGCAGTGACGTCTCTGTGCTGAACAGCTTCTTGCACTCGCTGCACTCTAGACCCCGGCGGCGGGCAGGGGCTGCAGGGGATGCTGTAGCAGTGCCTCCAAGGGCTGCTGGAGAGGCAACTGGTGCACGAGTGGCCCGTGGGGCTCGAGGGGCAGGGGGCTCCTTAGCCAGGACCTCTCCAGGCCCAGCAGCCGCATGGGCCGCCTCGTGTGCCTGCAGCCGAGCAGCTGAGCCCACTTTCTTGCCACAAGTGCCACACTCAAAGCGCCGTGGGGCCTGGGCAGCAGCGGCTGCACAGCGGTGCTCCCGGAGCCGCAGTGAGGAGGGGAAGGCAGCCCCACAGGATGGGCAGCGGTGGGGCTGGCGTCCGGCATGGACCACGAGCTGGTGCACCTCCAGCAGCCGGCGCAGCAAGAAGGAGCGGGGGCACTCACGACACTTGTAGGGGTATTCACCTGTGTGATGGTAGCGGTGCATGAGCAGGCGGTAAGGGCGGTGAAAACGCACCCCACATTCCTGGCAGCGGTAGGGGAAGTGCTGGGCATGCACCAAGCGGTGCTGCCTCAGTGTGGAGCTCTGTGTGAAAGCCTTGCCACAGTCCCCACACCGATAGGGCCGCTCTCCTGTGTGTGTGAGCCGGTGGCGGGCCAGGTTGGCAGGCGAGTTGAAGGGCTTGGAGCAGTCAGGGCAGGGGAAGGGCCGCTCCCCTGTGTGCGTGCGCAGGTGGTTACGCACATGAGACTTCTTCTTGAACATCTTGCCACAAATGCTGCATTTATGGCGCCGCTCCAGCCGGTGCACAAAACGTTGGTGCCGGGTCAGCTGCAAGGCCTTTCCAAATTCACGGCTGCACAGGAGGCAGCGGTAGGTGCCTGGGGCAGCGGGCCCTGCTGAAGTCTCCTCAGACACAGGGGGCTCTGGGGCCTCTGGCTCTCCAGTCTCTGCCGGGGCTGGCTCAGGGAAACCAATGACAGGTTCCTCTGGTGGGACTGGTGTTGTAGGCAGAGGGACACCCCCTACCCCATGAGTACGCCGGTGATAAAGGAACTTCGTAAGGTTGACAAAGGTCTTTCCACATGGACATGAATGCAGAGGATTCGGGGTGTGGGCTCGCCGGTGGGCCAGGAGGAGGGCCTCTGTGCCAAAGGCCAGGCCACAGTCTACACACAGGAAGTGTGACTCGCTGCTGTGGTCTCCAAGGTGCTGGTCCAGACTGGAAGGGCTGGGGAAGACA from Rhinopithecus roxellana isolate Shanxi Qingling chromosome 12, ASM756505v1, whole genome shotgun sequence encodes:
- the ZNF574 gene encoding zinc finger protein 574, giving the protein MTEESEETVLYIEHRYVCSECNQLYGSLEEVLMHQNSHVPQQHFELVGVADPGVTVATDTASGTGLYQTLVQESQYQCLECGQLLMSPSQLLEHQELHLKMMTPQEAVPAEPPPKAPPLSSSTIHYECVDCKALFASQELWLNHRQTHLRATPTKAPAPVVLGSPVVLGPPVGQARVAVEHSYRKAEEGGEGATVPSAAATTTEVVTEVELLLYKCSECSQLFQLPADFLEHQATHFPAPVPESQEPALQQEVQASSPAEVPVSQPDAAPASDHSYELRNGEAIGRDRRGRRARRNNSGEAGGAATQELFCSACDQLFLSPHQLQQHLRSHREGVFKCPLCSRVFPSPSSLDQHLGDHSSESHFLCVDCGLAFGTEALLLAHRRAHTPNPLHSCPCGKTFVNLTKFLYHRRTHGVGGVPLPTTPVPPEEPVIGFPEPAPAETGEPEAPEPPVSEETSAGPAAPGTYRCLLCSREFGKALQLTRHQRFVHRLERRHKCSICGKMFKKKSHVRNHLRTHTGERPFPCPDCSKPFNSPANLARHRLTHTGERPYRCGDCGKAFTQSSTLRQHRLVHAQHFPYRCQECGVRFHRPYRLLMHRYHHTGEYPYKCRECPRSFLLRRLLEVHQLVVHAGRQPHRCPSCGAAFPSSLRLREHRCAAAAAQAPRRFECGTCGKKVGSAARLQAHEAAHAAAGPGEVLAKEPPAPRAPRATRAPVASPAALGGTATASPAAPARRRGLECSECKKLFSTETSLQVHRRIHTGERPYPCPDCGKAFRQSTHLKDHRRLHTGERPFACEVCGKAFAISMRLAEHRRIHTGERPYSCPDCGKSYRSFSNLWKHRKTHQQQHQAAVRQQLAEAEAAVGLAVMETAVEALPLVEAIEIYPLAEAEGVQISG